One window from the genome of Vidua chalybeata isolate OUT-0048 chromosome 3, bVidCha1 merged haplotype, whole genome shotgun sequence encodes:
- the C1D gene encoding nuclear nucleic acid-binding protein C1D isoform X1: MSDVFTTCLPMEMSEDDNNMEEYPTEIHDYLTAFEKSLGSVDEMLKTMMSVSRSELLQKLDPLEQAKLDLVSVYALNSMFWVYLATQGINPKEHPVKQELERIRTYMNKVKEIADKKKASKLDKGAASRFVKNALWEPNAENGHTSKSPAKGKKQQRD, translated from the exons ATGGAAATGTCGGAAGATGATAATAACATGGAAGAATACCCCACTGAAATTCATGATTATCTCACAGCATTTGAAAAGTCTCTTGGTTCTGTAGATGAGATGCTGAAGACAATGATGTCAGTTTCTAGGAGTGAGCTTTTGCAAAAG TTAGATCCTCTTGAGCAAGCAAAGCTGGATTTGGTTTCGGTGTACGCATTAAATTCTATGTTCTGGG taTACTTGGCTACCCAGGGAATCAATCCAAAGGAACATCCAGTGAAACAAGAACTG GAGAGAATAAGAACATACATGAACAAGGTCAAAGAAATAGCAGACAAGAAAAAGGCATCCAAACTCGATAAAGGAGCTGCTTCTAGATTTGTAAAAAATGCACTCTGGGAACCAAATGCAGAAAATGGACATACTTCCAAATCTCCTgctaaaggaaaaaagcaacagaGGGACtaa
- the C1D gene encoding nuclear nucleic acid-binding protein C1D isoform X2, with protein sequence MEMSEDDNNMEEYPTEIHDYLTAFEKSLGSVDEMLKTMMSVSRSELLQKLDPLEQAKLDLVSVYALNSMFWVYLATQGINPKEHPVKQELERIRTYMNKVKEIADKKKASKLDKGAASRFVKNALWEPNAENGHTSKSPAKGKKQQRD encoded by the exons ATGGAAATGTCGGAAGATGATAATAACATGGAAGAATACCCCACTGAAATTCATGATTATCTCACAGCATTTGAAAAGTCTCTTGGTTCTGTAGATGAGATGCTGAAGACAATGATGTCAGTTTCTAGGAGTGAGCTTTTGCAAAAG TTAGATCCTCTTGAGCAAGCAAAGCTGGATTTGGTTTCGGTGTACGCATTAAATTCTATGTTCTGGG taTACTTGGCTACCCAGGGAATCAATCCAAAGGAACATCCAGTGAAACAAGAACTG GAGAGAATAAGAACATACATGAACAAGGTCAAAGAAATAGCAGACAAGAAAAAGGCATCCAAACTCGATAAAGGAGCTGCTTCTAGATTTGTAAAAAATGCACTCTGGGAACCAAATGCAGAAAATGGACATACTTCCAAATCTCCTgctaaaggaaaaaagcaacagaGGGACtaa